One stretch of Halobaculum marinum DNA includes these proteins:
- a CDS encoding aldehyde dehydrogenase family protein, with translation MSDTYQHYIDGEWTDGTGEETFVSENPANGDELGEFRRGTEADVDRAVAAADEAFEEWKELSHIDRAEYLWDIYHELKERHQELGEVVTMECGKEISEGKADVTEAWHMVEWAAGDARHPKGDVIPSEIPSKDAYMRRKPRGVVGCITPWNFPVAIPFWHMAVALVEGNTVVFKPAEQTPWCAQILAEMFEDAGVPDGVFNMVQGFGDAGNAIVEDDRVDTVLFTGSAEVGHKIASKVGGEPGKLAACEMGGKNNIIVTENADLDTAVHSATMSSFKTTGQRCVSSERIVVHEDVYDEFKERFVANAQNVAVGDPLDENTFMGPLIEEEHKEKVSQYNQLAKDEGVNVLVDREELDDDEIPDGHEDGHWVGPFVYEADPHEDLRCTHEEVFGPHVALLKYSGDIEDAVDIHNDTDYGLAGAIISEDYRQINYFRDNAEIGLAYGNLPCIGAEVHLPFGGVKKSGNGYPSAREVIEAVTERTAWTLNNSKDIEMAQGLSADIKTKED, from the coding sequence ATGTCCGACACGTATCAACACTACATCGACGGCGAGTGGACAGACGGGACGGGCGAGGAGACGTTCGTCAGCGAGAATCCGGCCAACGGCGACGAGTTGGGCGAGTTCCGTCGCGGCACCGAGGCAGACGTCGACCGCGCGGTCGCCGCCGCCGACGAGGCGTTCGAGGAGTGGAAGGAACTGTCTCACATCGACCGCGCAGAGTACCTCTGGGACATCTACCACGAACTGAAAGAGCGCCACCAGGAACTCGGCGAGGTCGTGACGATGGAGTGTGGCAAGGAGATCAGCGAGGGGAAGGCCGACGTGACCGAGGCGTGGCACATGGTCGAGTGGGCCGCTGGCGACGCCCGCCACCCGAAGGGCGACGTGATCCCCTCGGAGATTCCCAGCAAGGACGCCTACATGCGCCGGAAGCCGCGCGGCGTCGTCGGCTGCATCACGCCGTGGAACTTCCCGGTCGCCATCCCGTTCTGGCACATGGCCGTCGCGCTCGTCGAGGGGAACACGGTCGTGTTCAAGCCCGCCGAGCAGACGCCGTGGTGCGCGCAGATCCTCGCGGAGATGTTCGAGGACGCGGGCGTCCCGGACGGCGTGTTCAACATGGTCCAGGGCTTCGGCGACGCCGGCAACGCCATCGTCGAGGACGACCGCGTCGACACCGTCCTGTTCACCGGGTCGGCGGAGGTCGGTCACAAGATCGCGAGCAAGGTCGGCGGCGAGCCGGGCAAGCTGGCGGCGTGTGAGATGGGCGGCAAGAACAACATCATCGTCACCGAGAACGCCGACCTCGACACGGCGGTCCACTCCGCGACGATGTCCTCGTTCAAGACGACCGGCCAGCGCTGTGTCTCCTCCGAGCGCATCGTCGTCCACGAGGACGTGTACGACGAGTTCAAGGAGCGCTTCGTCGCCAACGCCCAGAACGTCGCCGTCGGCGACCCGCTCGACGAGAACACGTTCATGGGCCCGCTCATCGAGGAGGAGCACAAAGAGAAGGTGTCGCAGTACAACCAACTCGCGAAAGACGAGGGCGTGAACGTGCTCGTCGACCGCGAGGAACTCGACGACGACGAGATCCCCGACGGCCACGAGGACGGCCACTGGGTCGGACCGTTCGTGTACGAGGCCGACCCCCACGAGGACCTCCGCTGCACCCACGAAGAGGTGTTCGGCCCGCACGTCGCCCTCCTCAAGTACAGTGGTGACATCGAGGACGCCGTCGACATCCACAACGACACCGACTACGGCCTCGCCGGCGCGATCATCTCGGAGGACTACCGCCAGATCAACTACTTCCGCGACAACGCCGAGATCGGCCTCGCGTACGGCAACCTCCCGTGCATCGGCGCGGAGGTCCACCTCCCGTTCGGCGGCGTGAAGAAGTCCGGCAACGGCTACCCCTCGGCCCGCGAGGTCATCGAGGCCGTCACCGAGCGCACCGCCTGGACCCTGAACAACTCGAAGGACATCGAGATGGCGCAGGGCCTCTCGGCGGACATCAAGACGAAAGAGGACTGA
- a CDS encoding HVO_0234 family beta-propeller protein — MPTIAEKRVFTTPDDVVRALVASSMGVVSVSVSGDIVGEFGIDHRCDARDVAARGDAVAVATDEDVLVGDFAPTGHGPAVAVSVAGDGVLAAAPDGTVSLLVGDVDPDTDGASPDGDAWVEVGAVDEPRRMDGRLVAAGDGVHRLHDGELEYAGLDDARDVSDRGVPLAVTAETLYTLGNGWMADLSGDASEGDDGFRCVVADDAGERAVAATDGAVYERADATATEWTEHSEAGVVDAAFAGRHLVAITEAGEARVHADGGWRGRMLGLPDVRAVAVPGGG, encoded by the coding sequence ATGCCGACTATCGCCGAGAAGCGCGTGTTCACGACGCCCGACGACGTGGTCCGGGCGCTTGTCGCCTCCTCGATGGGAGTGGTGAGCGTCTCCGTCTCCGGCGACATCGTCGGGGAGTTCGGGATCGACCACCGGTGTGACGCCCGCGACGTGGCCGCCCGCGGTGACGCCGTCGCCGTCGCCACCGACGAAGACGTGCTCGTGGGCGACTTCGCGCCGACGGGGCACGGTCCCGCCGTCGCCGTGAGCGTCGCCGGCGACGGCGTGCTGGCGGCGGCGCCGGACGGCACCGTCTCGCTGCTCGTGGGCGACGTCGACCCGGACACCGACGGCGCGTCCCCCGACGGCGACGCCTGGGTCGAGGTCGGGGCTGTCGACGAACCGCGGCGGATGGATGGCCGCCTCGTCGCCGCCGGCGACGGCGTCCACCGCCTCCACGACGGCGAGTTGGAGTACGCCGGCCTCGACGACGCTCGCGACGTGAGCGACCGGGGCGTCCCGCTGGCGGTCACCGCCGAGACGCTGTACACGCTCGGCAACGGCTGGATGGCGGACCTGTCGGGCGACGCGAGCGAGGGTGACGACGGCTTCCGCTGTGTCGTCGCCGACGACGCGGGCGAGCGCGCGGTCGCCGCGACCGACGGCGCGGTGTACGAACGCGCCGACGCGACGGCGACCGAGTGGACCGAGCACTCGGAGGCGGGCGTCGTCGACGCGGCGTTTGCGGGCCGTCACCTCGTCGCGATCACCGAGGCAGGCGAGGCCCGCGTGCACGCCGACGGCGGGTGGCGCGGGCGGATGCTCGGCCTCCCCGACGTGCGGGCGGTCGCGGTGCCGGGCGGCGGGTGA
- a CDS encoding thiolase C-terminal domain-containing protein, producing the protein MPDPVIASVGASSLGRTDLPGRDLFSVALAEAFDGLPDPADLVEAVYVGNQSETYEHQIMQGTLLAEWAGLRNVPAERVEGCAAAGALALRHAVKDVRNGEHEAVLACGVEKMTSGGTSGATDALSAAFDRAIEQRSGVTAPSQYALLAQRYLHETDATERDLAEIAVKNHANAARNPRAQFPKEIDVDTVLESNPVAPPLKLYDCAPVGDGAAAVLVTTPELAADLDRPQVRVAGSGAAANNIAVAERNLTDIEGARVAAETAYEEAGIDAAAVDIAEVHDAFTVCEALLSEAVGFAPKGKGYQSYLPPEKRADGWTDVQLSPSGGLKARGHPIGATGLLQALEAYEQLTGAAGDRAVEGAETALLLNEGGVGDAVTVGHVLTTAEAAR; encoded by the coding sequence ATGCCAGACCCAGTGATCGCGTCGGTCGGCGCCTCGTCGCTCGGCCGGACGGACCTCCCGGGCCGCGACCTGTTCTCGGTCGCGCTCGCGGAGGCGTTCGACGGACTGCCCGACCCCGCCGACCTCGTCGAGGCGGTGTACGTCGGCAACCAGTCGGAGACGTACGAACACCAGATCATGCAGGGGACGCTGCTGGCCGAGTGGGCCGGCCTCCGGAACGTCCCGGCCGAGCGAGTCGAGGGGTGTGCCGCCGCGGGCGCGCTCGCGTTGCGTCACGCGGTCAAGGACGTCCGCAACGGCGAACACGAGGCCGTGCTCGCCTGCGGCGTCGAGAAGATGACCTCCGGGGGGACCAGCGGCGCGACGGACGCGCTGTCGGCGGCGTTCGACCGCGCTATCGAGCAGCGTTCGGGCGTCACCGCCCCCAGCCAGTACGCGCTGTTGGCCCAACGGTACCTCCACGAGACGGACGCCACCGAGCGCGACCTCGCAGAGATCGCAGTAAAGAACCACGCCAACGCCGCTCGCAACCCCCGCGCGCAGTTCCCGAAAGAGATCGACGTAGACACCGTCTTGGAGTCCAATCCGGTCGCCCCGCCGCTGAAACTGTACGACTGTGCGCCCGTCGGCGACGGCGCCGCCGCCGTGCTCGTGACGACCCCGGAACTGGCGGCCGACCTCGACCGCCCGCAGGTGCGCGTCGCCGGCAGCGGCGCCGCGGCGAACAACATCGCGGTCGCCGAGCGGAACCTGACCGACATCGAGGGCGCCCGCGTCGCCGCCGAGACGGCCTACGAGGAGGCCGGAATCGACGCCGCAGCCGTCGACATCGCGGAGGTGCACGACGCGTTCACCGTCTGCGAGGCGCTGCTGTCGGAGGCGGTCGGCTTCGCGCCGAAGGGGAAGGGCTACCAGAGCTATCTGCCGCCCGAGAAGCGGGCGGACGGCTGGACGGACGTGCAGTTGAGTCCCAGTGGCGGCCTCAAGGCGCGCGGGCACCCCATCGGCGCGACCGGCCTCTTGCAGGCGCTTGAAGCGTACGAACAGCTCACGGGCGCCGCGGGCGACCGCGCGGTCGAGGGGGCCGAGACGGCCCTGCTGCTCAACGAGGGTGGCGTCGGCGACGCCGTCACCGTCGGCCACGTGCTCACGACGGCGGAGGCGGCACGATGA
- the prs gene encoding ribose-phosphate diphosphokinase yields the protein MIVPGSASQALAAALADETGRSLATPEYHWFPDGEECAAVPDFDGDEAVVVATTDSNDALVELLQLQDAVREAGAEQVTTVLPYMGYARQDRAFEPGQPVSARAVARAVSTGTDRVVLVTPHEADVADFFDVPVDVLEGAPLLASALPTDLTEPLFLGPDASAESLAVAVRDAYGTGETDFFEKERDYDTGEVSVTPSDASVAGRDVVVVDDIIATGSTMSEAVAALHERDCADVYTACVHGMLAANARTKLAAAGVKRVIASDTIERAASDVSVAPLVADAL from the coding sequence ATGATCGTTCCCGGGTCCGCCTCGCAGGCGCTGGCGGCCGCCCTCGCCGACGAGACCGGCCGGTCGCTCGCGACGCCGGAGTACCACTGGTTCCCCGACGGCGAGGAGTGCGCCGCCGTCCCCGACTTCGACGGCGACGAAGCCGTCGTCGTCGCGACCACCGACTCCAACGACGCGCTGGTCGAGTTGCTCCAACTCCAAGACGCCGTCCGTGAGGCCGGCGCCGAGCAGGTGACGACCGTGCTCCCGTACATGGGGTACGCGCGACAGGATCGGGCGTTCGAACCCGGCCAACCCGTCTCCGCGCGGGCAGTCGCCCGAGCGGTGTCCACCGGCACCGACCGCGTCGTGCTCGTGACGCCCCACGAGGCCGACGTGGCCGACTTCTTCGACGTGCCCGTCGACGTGCTCGAGGGCGCGCCGCTGCTCGCCTCGGCGCTCCCGACCGACCTGACCGAACCGCTGTTCCTCGGCCCCGACGCCTCCGCGGAGTCGCTGGCGGTCGCCGTCCGCGACGCCTACGGGACGGGCGAGACGGACTTCTTCGAGAAGGAGCGCGACTACGACACCGGCGAGGTGTCGGTGACGCCGAGCGACGCGAGCGTCGCCGGGCGCGACGTGGTCGTCGTCGACGACATTATCGCCACCGGGTCGACGATGAGCGAGGCCGTCGCCGCGCTCCACGAGCGCGACTGCGCCGACGTGTACACCGCCTGCGTCCACGGGATGCTCGCGGCCAACGCCCGGACGAAACTCGCGGCGGCGGGCGTCAAGCGTGTGATCGCGAGCGACACCATCGAGCGCGCCGCCAGCGACGTGTCGGTGGCGCCGCTCGTCGCCGACGCACTGTAA
- a CDS encoding ABC transporter substrate-binding protein: MVPNDETGPNRRDVLKAGGIAGLAGLAGCVSTTDNESTETETDASGGGGGGDSGSDDSDGGNGGGSSGPYTIGMVNSLTGSLSAFGQRNERGKDLALAAVNDVGIGGRDLEIIVEDSQSESQAGVSAAQKLVNQDGVPFVIGAVGSGVSLAIYQSVIQGTDVVQLSQNSTSPDLTNFPGLLRMSPTGSTQSSGLADIISEDGYDSVALAWVNNDYGQGLAEAFRESFDGEIAYDQPHDQGQSSYSSTVSGMANSGADAWLFVTYQPEFTTMAQEAYSNGYEAQFYGADSVAGPDVLGNTPEGSLDGMKIVTPSAAIDQDNYQNFASEFESEYGEAPTSWSAFAYDCVVTAALSIATADEFTGAALQETVRDVTRPEGEEVFTFEEAMNVLGDDGTPSDIDYQGVSGPIDFDENGDPVGFLQILTVENHEYTQTGTIEG; this comes from the coding sequence ATGGTACCGAATGACGAGACCGGACCGAACCGGCGCGACGTGCTGAAGGCAGGTGGAATCGCGGGGCTCGCGGGGCTTGCGGGCTGCGTGAGCACGACCGACAACGAATCGACGGAGACGGAGACCGACGCCTCCGGTGGCGGCGGTGGCGGCGACAGCGGGAGCGACGACAGCGACGGCGGGAACGGCGGCGGAAGTTCCGGGCCGTACACCATCGGGATGGTGAACTCCCTCACCGGCTCGCTGTCGGCGTTCGGGCAACGCAACGAACGCGGGAAGGACCTCGCGCTGGCGGCGGTCAACGACGTCGGCATCGGCGGGCGCGACCTGGAGATCATCGTCGAGGACTCTCAGTCCGAGTCGCAGGCGGGCGTCTCGGCGGCCCAGAAGCTCGTCAACCAGGACGGCGTCCCGTTCGTCATCGGCGCGGTGGGGTCGGGCGTCTCGCTGGCCATCTATCAGTCGGTCATCCAAGGCACCGACGTGGTTCAGCTGAGCCAGAACTCCACCAGCCCGGACCTGACGAACTTCCCCGGGCTACTCCGCATGTCGCCGACGGGCTCGACCCAGTCGTCGGGGCTGGCCGACATCATCAGCGAGGACGGCTACGACTCTGTCGCGCTCGCGTGGGTGAACAACGACTACGGGCAGGGGCTCGCGGAGGCGTTCCGCGAGTCGTTCGACGGTGAGATCGCGTACGACCAGCCCCACGACCAGGGGCAGTCGTCGTACTCTTCGACCGTCTCCGGGATGGCCAACTCCGGCGCGGACGCGTGGCTGTTCGTCACCTACCAGCCCGAGTTCACGACGATGGCCCAGGAGGCGTACTCCAACGGCTACGAGGCGCAGTTCTACGGCGCCGACTCCGTCGCGGGGCCGGACGTCCTCGGCAACACGCCGGAGGGGAGCCTCGACGGCATGAAGATCGTGACGCCCTCGGCGGCCATCGACCAGGACAACTACCAGAACTTCGCCAGCGAGTTCGAGAGCGAGTACGGCGAGGCCCCGACCTCGTGGTCGGCGTTCGCGTACGACTGCGTCGTCACGGCGGCGCTGTCCATCGCGACCGCCGACGAGTTCACCGGCGCCGCCCTGCAGGAGACGGTCCGCGACGTGACCCGTCCCGAGGGTGAAGAGGTGTTCACCTTCGAGGAGGCGATGAACGTGCTCGGCGACGACGGCACGCCCTCGGACATCGACTACCAGGGCGTCTCGGGTCCCATCGACTTCGACGAGAACGGCGACCCGGTCGGGTTCCTGCAGATCCTGACGGTCGAGAACCACGAGTACACCCAGACGGGCACGATCGAAGGCTGA
- a CDS encoding branched-chain amino acid ABC transporter permease — translation MSVLEYLANGLVFSSIIVLASIGLSLVYSIADFANFAHGDTMTVGAYSALVTFGFVGGLGARFLGLPLGFFLALAVGIAVAALVAVITEKVIYEPLEVDSIGMLITSIGVAFVYRALIQFQFGSDFTEFGIQVLRPIEALIPFGIRMTLHDVAIIGSAAILVAGLHTLLQYTDLGRKMRATADNPSLARVSGIRVDRITLWTWVIGAGLAGAGGVFLGLYNQISPRMGFNILLVVFAAVILGGIGSVYGAMLGGFLIGMINQLTPILTDIGIPIGIEYANGIAFVIMVAVLLVRPNGIAGGTGAGT, via the coding sequence ATGTCCGTCCTCGAATATTTGGCGAACGGGCTGGTGTTCAGTAGTATCATCGTACTGGCGAGTATCGGCCTGTCGCTCGTGTACAGCATCGCCGACTTCGCCAACTTCGCGCACGGCGACACGATGACCGTCGGGGCGTACTCGGCGCTCGTCACCTTCGGGTTCGTCGGCGGCCTCGGCGCGCGCTTCCTCGGGCTTCCGCTCGGGTTCTTCCTCGCGCTGGCCGTCGGCATCGCGGTCGCCGCGCTCGTCGCGGTGATCACCGAGAAGGTGATCTACGAGCCGCTGGAGGTGGACTCCATCGGGATGCTCATCACGAGTATCGGGGTGGCGTTCGTCTACCGCGCGCTCATCCAGTTCCAGTTCGGCTCCGACTTCACCGAGTTCGGCATCCAGGTGCTGCGCCCCATCGAGGCGCTGATCCCGTTCGGGATCCGGATGACGCTCCACGACGTGGCGATCATCGGGTCGGCAGCGATCCTCGTCGCCGGCTTGCACACGCTGTTGCAGTACACCGACCTCGGGCGGAAGATGCGCGCGACCGCGGACAACCCGTCGCTGGCGCGCGTCAGCGGCATCCGCGTCGACCGCATCACGCTGTGGACGTGGGTCATCGGCGCGGGACTGGCCGGCGCCGGGGGCGTGTTCCTCGGCCTGTACAACCAGATCTCCCCGCGGATGGGGTTCAACATCCTGCTGGTCGTGTTCGCCGCGGTGATCCTCGGCGGCATCGGCTCCGTCTACGGCGCCATGCTCGGCGGGTTCCTCATCGGGATGATCAACCAGCTGACCCCGATCCTCACTGACATCGGGATCCCCATCGGCATCGAGTACGCGAACGGCATCGCGTTCGTGATCATGGTCGCGGTGCTGCTCGTCAGGCCGAACGGCATCGCGGGCGGCACGGGGGCCGGCACGTGA
- a CDS encoding Zn-ribbon domain-containing OB-fold protein: MTDESLDASDPRTLPGFFDALADGDLLGGVCADCGQVLLPPRPACYACGSRDVDVEPQSPVGAVFSYTAVHTPPPAFAADAPYTIAVVELADGGRLLGRVDADYDDVSIGDPVELAVREPTAAEREVALDYERDWPIHVFEPR, from the coding sequence ATGACCGACGAGTCCCTCGACGCGTCTGACCCGCGGACGCTCCCGGGCTTCTTCGACGCCCTCGCGGACGGCGACCTCTTGGGCGGCGTCTGTGCAGACTGCGGGCAGGTGCTGTTGCCGCCGCGGCCTGCCTGCTACGCCTGTGGCAGTCGCGACGTCGACGTCGAACCGCAGTCGCCCGTGGGAGCGGTCTTCTCGTACACGGCGGTCCACACGCCGCCGCCGGCGTTCGCCGCCGACGCGCCGTACACGATCGCCGTCGTGGAACTCGCGGACGGCGGTCGCCTCCTCGGTCGCGTCGACGCCGACTACGACGACGTGTCGATCGGCGACCCGGTCGAACTGGCGGTGCGCGAGCCGACGGCCGCAGAACGGGAGGTCGCACTCGACTACGAGCGCGACTGGCCGATCCACGTGTTCGAGCCGCGGTGA
- a CDS encoding proline dehydrogenase family protein — MIPPIANNFVAGETPESAIAHVEELNRQGVGAILNLLGEHYHDRADADEDADAYVALVEELATRDLDACVSVKPSQIGLGVSDEAFEENLARIVDAAECFVWIDMEDHETTDVTLDAFEHHAVETDGDVGLCVQANLKRTPDDLERLAPLPGKIRLVKGAYDEPKSIAHKKKARVDEAYRDCLRYMFEEFEGGVAVGSHDPAMIDLAADLHEEFGTDYEVQMLMGVREEAQVDLAASGVEVNQYVPYGAKWFQYFYRRVRERKENALFALRAVLS, encoded by the coding sequence ATGATCCCGCCGATCGCGAACAACTTCGTCGCCGGGGAGACCCCCGAGTCGGCGATCGCTCACGTCGAGGAGTTGAACCGCCAAGGGGTGGGCGCCATCCTGAACCTCCTCGGCGAGCACTACCACGACCGCGCCGACGCCGACGAGGACGCCGACGCGTACGTCGCGCTCGTCGAGGAACTCGCGACGCGCGACCTCGACGCCTGCGTGTCGGTGAAGCCCTCGCAGATCGGCCTGGGCGTCTCCGACGAGGCGTTCGAAGAGAACCTCGCGCGCATCGTCGACGCCGCCGAGTGCTTCGTCTGGATCGACATGGAGGACCACGAGACGACGGACGTGACGCTTGACGCGTTCGAACACCACGCCGTCGAGACGGACGGCGACGTGGGCCTGTGTGTGCAGGCGAACCTGAAGCGCACGCCCGACGACCTCGAACGGTTGGCGCCGCTCCCGGGGAAGATCCGACTGGTGAAAGGTGCCTACGACGAGCCGAAGTCGATCGCCCACAAGAAGAAGGCCCGCGTCGACGAGGCGTACCGCGACTGCCTGCGCTACATGTTCGAGGAGTTCGAGGGCGGCGTCGCCGTCGGCAGCCACGACCCCGCGATGATCGACCTCGCCGCCGACCTCCACGAGGAGTTCGGCACCGACTACGAGGTGCAGATGCTGATGGGCGTACGCGAGGAGGCGCAGGTCGACCTCGCGGCGTCGGGCGTCGAGGTGAACCAGTACGTGCCGTACGGCGCCAAGTGGTTCCAGTACTTCTACCGTCGCGTGCGCGAGCGCAAGGAGAACGCGCTGTTCGCGCTCCGGGCGGTGCTCAGCTAA
- a CDS encoding branched-chain amino acid ABC transporter permease, producing the protein MSADTAADAEEGFLAGLTRAEQGVLAFVAALLAALGIGLVTGGLGPTYVLYLIGLVGMYVLLSFGLNAQWGYTGLINFSVAAFFGLGAYGTAILTADNSPIAGGLSPVLGLFVGLALAALLAVIIGIPTLRLRADYLAIASLGLAEVVRLIVLNEREYTNGSAGLRGIPGFFEGWPLLSTFPQAMPGLRIEIVPGSPIVLQQPFYQALLNVGLVFVFVGVTFLLLRRVHRSPWGRVLRTIRGDEDLAEALGKNTYAFKMQSFVLGSVIMALAGVFYAHLNLFVSPGDFEPINTFYVWIAVILGGSGSNRGAMFGGFVVIAIREGTRFLNGIDFIAFDIGPLRLLAVGLIIILVMRFRPEGVLPPQRELIWPSALDEADVPGPEEAQRPHATEGGDAS; encoded by the coding sequence GTGAGCGCCGACACCGCGGCGGACGCGGAGGAGGGCTTCCTCGCCGGCCTCACCCGGGCCGAACAGGGCGTCCTCGCGTTCGTCGCCGCACTGCTGGCGGCGCTGGGCATCGGCCTCGTCACCGGCGGCCTCGGCCCGACGTACGTGCTGTACCTGATCGGCCTCGTCGGGATGTACGTCCTGCTGTCGTTCGGGCTGAACGCCCAGTGGGGCTACACCGGCCTGATCAACTTCTCTGTGGCCGCGTTCTTCGGTCTCGGCGCGTACGGTACCGCGATCTTGACGGCGGACAACTCCCCCATCGCCGGGGGACTCAGCCCGGTGCTCGGGCTGTTCGTCGGCCTCGCACTCGCGGCGCTCCTCGCGGTGATCATCGGCATCCCGACGCTGCGACTGCGGGCGGACTACCTCGCCATCGCCTCGCTGGGGCTGGCGGAGGTCGTCCGGCTGATCGTGCTCAACGAGCGCGAGTACACCAACGGGAGCGCTGGCCTGCGCGGCATCCCCGGCTTCTTCGAGGGGTGGCCGCTGCTGTCGACGTTCCCGCAGGCGATGCCGGGGCTCCGGATTGAGATCGTTCCGGGCAGCCCCATCGTCCTGCAACAGCCGTTCTACCAGGCGCTGCTCAACGTCGGCCTCGTGTTCGTGTTCGTCGGGGTCACCTTCCTCCTGTTGCGGCGGGTCCACCGCTCGCCGTGGGGGCGGGTGCTGCGGACGATCCGCGGCGACGAGGACCTGGCGGAGGCGCTGGGCAAGAACACGTACGCGTTCAAGATGCAGTCGTTCGTGCTCGGCAGCGTCATCATGGCGCTGGCGGGCGTGTTCTACGCGCACCTGAACCTGTTCGTGAGTCCCGGCGACTTCGAGCCGATCAACACGTTCTACGTGTGGATCGCGGTGATCCTCGGCGGGAGCGGCTCCAACCGCGGGGCGATGTTCGGCGGCTTCGTCGTCATCGCCATCCGGGAGGGGACGCGCTTCCTCAACGGGATCGACTTCATCGCGTTCGACATCGGCCCGCTCCGCCTGCTGGCGGTCGGGCTGATCATCATCCTCGTGATGCGCTTCCGCCCCGAGGGCGTGTTGCCGCCACAGCGGGAGCTGATCTGGCCGTCCGCCCTCGACGAGGCGGACGTGCCCGGCCCCGAGGAGGCGCAACGCCCGCACGCGACCGAAGGAGGTGACGCCTCGTGA
- a CDS encoding helix-turn-helix domain-containing protein, with product MSQALNAGTRLTLDLWHPNCWAIEATERTGGGVLAHAIYDTPMTAPESVNGLFTAFGETTAEVEDLLDEIRASEHSGEVLELQERFGRARDAPGNVVREFFLEYDPDDMVCPTLLRHGFVHSAPVRIEDGREEWQLCFTGERSGIDEALERVREDSGAEVSIVSITASDGSAARSERDQRLDTLTSTQREVFEEARAAGYYEWPRGCSTRELADRVGISKTTLLEHLRKAESKLLDP from the coding sequence ATGAGCCAGGCGCTGAACGCCGGGACTCGGCTGACGCTCGATCTGTGGCACCCGAACTGCTGGGCGATCGAGGCGACCGAGCGAACGGGCGGTGGGGTGTTGGCCCACGCCATCTACGACACGCCGATGACCGCACCCGAGTCGGTCAACGGCCTGTTCACGGCGTTCGGCGAGACGACCGCGGAGGTCGAGGACCTCCTCGACGAGATTCGCGCGTCCGAGCACTCGGGCGAGGTGCTGGAACTGCAGGAGCGGTTCGGCCGCGCCCGCGACGCCCCGGGCAACGTCGTCCGGGAGTTCTTCTTGGAGTACGACCCCGACGACATGGTGTGTCCGACGCTGTTGCGCCACGGCTTCGTCCACAGCGCGCCCGTCCGCATCGAGGACGGTCGCGAGGAGTGGCAACTGTGCTTCACGGGCGAACGCTCCGGGATCGACGAGGCGCTCGAACGCGTGCGCGAGGACTCGGGCGCTGAGGTGTCCATCGTCTCGATCACGGCTTCCGACGGCTCGGCGGCGCGCTCCGAGCGCGACCAGCGCCTCGACACGCTCACCTCCACGCAACGGGAGGTGTTCGAGGAGGCGCGCGCCGCCGGCTACTACGAGTGGCCCCGCGGCTGCTCGACTCGTGAGTTGGCCGACCGCGTCGGCATCTCGAAGACGACGCTGTTGGAGCACCTGCGCAAGGCCGAGTCGAAGCTACTGGACCCGTAA
- a CDS encoding ABC transporter ATP-binding protein: MSDASDAADTESDGVVHEGANLDKENVVLEVDGLVKTFGGLVATDDASFEVERGTITGLIGPNGAGKSTLFNLISGFYEEDEGSVRVNGVDVTDDTPHEIADHGLIRTFQTPRKLEGMTVREAMLVGPQTQTGESFVSLFTDGSTVHEEERANLEDAQRILEEFEIGHLATQAATDLSGGQMKLVELARAMLAEPEVLLLDEPVAGVNPTLANKLRDQIARLNEQGVTFLIIEHDMEFIMNLADPIVVLDRGSVLVEGTPDAVRADNRVIDAYLGGGE, from the coding sequence GTGTCCGACGCGAGCGACGCCGCCGACACCGAGTCTGATGGCGTCGTCCACGAGGGCGCGAACCTCGACAAGGAGAACGTCGTGCTGGAGGTCGACGGCCTCGTCAAGACGTTCGGCGGGCTGGTCGCCACCGACGACGCCTCCTTCGAGGTGGAGCGCGGTACGATCACCGGCCTCATCGGGCCGAACGGCGCCGGCAAGTCCACCCTGTTCAACCTCATCTCGGGGTTCTACGAGGAGGACGAGGGCTCCGTCCGCGTCAACGGCGTGGACGTGACCGACGACACGCCCCACGAGATCGCCGACCACGGGCTGATCCGGACGTTCCAGACCCCTCGGAAGCTGGAGGGGATGACCGTCCGCGAGGCGATGCTCGTCGGCCCGCAGACGCAGACCGGCGAGTCGTTCGTCTCGCTGTTCACCGACGGCAGTACGGTGCACGAGGAGGAACGCGCGAACCTGGAGGACGCCCAGCGCATCCTCGAGGAGTTCGAGATCGGGCACCTCGCGACGCAGGCGGCGACCGACCTCTCGGGCGGCCAGATGAAACTGGTCGAACTCGCGCGGGCGATGCTCGCCGAGCCCGAGGTGCTGCTGCTCGACGAGCCGGTGGCGGGTGTGAACCCGACGCTGGCGAACAAACTGCGCGACCAGATCGCCCGGCTCAACGAGCAGGGCGTCACGTTCCTGATCATCGAACACGACATGGAGTTCATCATGAACCTCGCCGACCCGATCGTCGTCCTCGACCGCGGCAGCGTCCTCGTGGAGGGGACGCCCGACGCGGTCCGCGCGGACAACCGCGTCATCGACGCGTACCTCGGGGGTGGCGAATGA